The Sphingobacteriales bacterium nucleotide sequence TTAGGTGCACAAATAGTGTATAATTTGTGAATATAGTATGAATATTATAACTTTGTGCCATGACAAAGAGAAAACGGAATAACTTTGACGATAACTTGGAGCTTATGGAGCAAAATTATTTAGATGTAAAGAAGTTTAAGATACTTGTCATTGATAAAGATAAAGAAAGTGTAGCGCACAATATTGCAAGATTTAAAAATTCTGAATACAAATTTATTGAGTGTTATAAATCAAAAGATATATACAATGCCTTGAAAAAAGAACAATTTGATTTGGTATTGTTAGAAGTTGATTTGCCAGATTTAGATGGTGTTGAATTATGCTACGAACTTAAAAATGATGTATTGTACAAAAAAATACCAATTGTTTTTTTAGCAGAACGCCACGATGACTATACACAAATTGCAGCATACGATGCAGGTTGCGATGATTTTATTGCAAAATCTTCAAAGTCTAGATTGTTGGTAGCAAAAGTAAAAGTAATATTGAATAGAATTTATGAGTATCGTGATGATAAACAAATATCAATAAAAAAATATGGAAATCTTGAAATAGATGAAGACCAAGTAATGGTATACAAAAAAGGTGTTCCACTAAAATTATCAAAAAAAGAATTCCAGCTTATTTTATTATTGACATCAAAACCAGGAAAAGTATTTAGAAGAACATTTATACTTACAAAAGTTTGGGGCGAAGATATTATTGTTGGAGATAGAAATATTGATACACATATCAAAAAATTAAGAAAGAAAATAGGCAAAGATCATATACAAACTGTACGTGGTATTGGCTATAAATTTCAAGTCTAAGAATTAAAATTTATCGATTTGCATTTAATTGTTAAAATGCTTTTGTTTGAAAATTATCTAACAAAAGCGAAAAAGTAAATAACAAATTGGAAAAGTTATCTAACAAAAGCAAAAAAGCATTTGCTTTTTAAAAGCTTTAAATTCCTTGAGTAATTTGCTTTATAATATTTTTTCCAGTAATGGCTGATGCTGTTACAACACCACTCATCAATGCGCCACCAATACCTACTGTAATGATATCTTGTCCAGTAAGGTATAAGTTTTTAATATCAGTTTTTGGTTGCAAATAGTCAGCATCAAATCTTTCAGGATGATGGTCTAAACCATAGATTTCGCCTCTGTTGTAGTTGCAAAATTTCTTGGTAGATAGTGGCGTAGATAACTCGTACATGTCAATTTTTCCTTGTACCTGTGGTTCTACTTTGTACAAATGTGCCAATAGTCTTTGCGCTATTTTTTCTTTAAATGCTTCGTAGTCTTCACCACGTTTTTTCCATTTTGTATCTTCCCATTCTTTAAACCAATCATAGTTTGCCACAGAAATAATTTCTATGGTTGCTCTATTGGGATATTTTTCATTAAATACTGGATTTTTGCTGATGGAAACGATATATACACAACTGGAAATTCTTCATTTGGGTTTTGTAAAAACTTTTCAATTGCTGCATCATGGTTATTTCCATTTGGGTATATCCAATAGTTGGCTTTTGGTAAGTTTAGTTCTTCTGCTGTGTGTTGCAAACCAATGTATAAACTAAAATGTCCATAAGATGCTGGTAGTTCTTGTACTTTTTTAAGATAAGAAATGTATTTTTTATTTTGGTCACTTAGTAGATTGCTAAATGTAATATGCGCGCCAGCACCACTTACAACACAGTCTGCCAATATTTTTTTATTATCCGCCATTAACACGCCAATAGCTTTTCCATCTTCTATTAAAATTTCTTTTACCGCAGCACTAATTATTGTTTTTCCACCACTTTTTATGATGCTTGGTGCAATGGTATTGAAAATTTCTTCTGAACCACCAATAGGGTAGAAGCCACCATTCATATAATGCAAAGCCACAGCAAAGATGAATAACAAAACTACTTTTTGATGGCGGTAGCCATAATCGCCAAATTGT carries:
- a CDS encoding response regulator transcription factor, which translates into the protein MTKRKRNNFDDNLELMEQNYLDVKKFKILVIDKDKESVAHNIARFKNSEYKFIECYKSKDIYNALKKEQFDLVLLEVDLPDLDGVELCYELKNDVLYKKIPIVFLAERHDDYTQIAAYDAGCDDFIAKSSKSRLLVAKVKVILNRIYEYRDDKQISIKKYGNLEIDEDQVMVYKKGVPLKLSKKEFQLILLLTSKPGKVFRRTFILTKVWGEDIIVGDRNIDTHIKKLRKKIGKDHIQTVRGIGYKFQV